The Sphaerisporangium siamense genome includes the window CGCCGTGCTTGTGGTCGCGCAGCGCCGCCTCCCAGCCCTGCCTGCTGCCGGCCATGAACTTGCGGGCGTTCTCGCGGGCGGCGGGGTCGTCCAGTGTCTGCTGGGAGACGAAGAAGACGCTCTGCATGCGGTTGAACCCGTAGTCGGCCAGCGGCATCACGTGCGTCTCCACCCCGCGCAGCGCCAGCGACACCGGCTGGTTGGAGGCGAAGCCCCAGATGGCGTCGACCTCGCGGGCGGCGAGGGGAGCCGGGTCGAACTGGATCGGGACGAGCGTGACCTTACTGACGTCCACGCCGTTGCGCTTCATGAACACGAGCGCGGTGTTCTTGCCGGCCAGCGTGATGCCGAGCTTCTTGCCCTCGATCTCCTTCGGGCTCTTGACGGGGTTGTCCGCGAGCGAGATCCAGCACTCGGGGCTCTTCTGCAGCCCGGCACCGACGATCTTCAGCTTCGAGCCGCGGGCGACGGCGGTGGCGACGTTCTCCGGGATCGCCTCGACGCCGACGTTGACGCGGTTGGTGGTGACCATGGGGACGACCGCGGAGTTCGGCCCGCCCGGGAGGACGTCGACGGTGAGCCCCTGCTTGGTGTAGAAGCCGTCGTTGACGCCGACGAAGACGCCCGCGTACTCCACGTTCGGGATCCAGGCCAGTTTCACCGAGAGCCGGCTCGGCGAGGCGGCGGTCTCGCCGCTCCCGCACCCGGACAGCCAGGTGACCGCCGAGCCGGCCGCCACGACGGCCGCGCCTCGGCCGCCGATGCGGAGGAAGGAACGCCGGCCCATGCCGGGCCGGACAGAGGTACGAGTCATTCGTGCTCCCGAGAACGCGGTCGTCGTGATCGCCGTGGTGATTGGAGTGAGCGCTCTACGCGAGATCGATTTCCGCGAGCAGCGTGTGGATGAGATGAGCGTTGCCGCTGTTGGCGAATTGCTCGGTTTCACGGATCATTCCGTCGAGATGCACGACCATGAACCGCTCGGCGCCGTCCGCGTCCCGGTCTGAGATGCTCGCGACGATGTCACGGTGCTCCTGGTCCCAGCGGACCAGCGCATCCTGCCTGATTCCGATCATGATGAGCAGGCGTTCCAGCGGGTCGAGGCGCTCGTCGAAGAGCGTCGTGCTGATCGCCTGGACCTGCTTGTTGTGCGAGGCCTGACCGATCGTCTTGTGGAAGGCGACCCGCTCCTGCAGGCGCGCGGAGCCGCCCGCCTCGACCATCGCGCGCAGGTGGGACACCTCCTCCGGGCGTGCCCGGAGCGCGGCGGCCCGCGCGGCCTCCCGTTCGATCCCCCGGCGGCAGGCCAGGTGGTCGACCAGGTCGTGGACGTCGCGCAGGCTGAGCGCGTCGGCGAACGACGACGCCCTGCGGCTGTCCAGCCGCTGGTTGGCCGCGACACGACGCCCCTCCTCGGTGAGGACCCGGCCCTTCTTCCCCAGCGACCGGGTGAGGGCCCGTTCGTCGAGGTCGGTGAGCAGCCGGCTGACGGTCGACTCGCTGATGTCGAATCCGTGCTCACGGAGATGCCGGGTGGCGGCGCGCGCCCCCACCGGGCCCGCATGGGAGTTCATGATCGCCAGAAGCGCGGACTCCATCGCCGGCGTGTGCCGCACGGTTCCTCCTCGTCGTCGAGACCTTGTGTCGTCGAGACCGTAGCCGGAACCGTAGAAGTCCGATGAATGTATGTCAATAGTGACGAACATTGACTAGATATGACACTCTAGCGTCGCAATTGACGGATGGAAGGAGTCGGATGAGCACCGACAAGCTGGCCCACCACCTGCACCTGCGCGCCGGGGACGTGGGAAGGTACGCTCTGCTGCCCAGCAACCCCGACCACGTGGCGGCGATCGCCGCGCTCCTGGACGGCGCGGAGTTCGTGGCGCGCAACCGGGAGTTCGAGACCTGGCGCGGCACGGTGGCCGGCGAGCCCGTCGTCGTCACCTCCACCGGCGTGGGCGGGCCGTCCACGGCGCTGGCCGTGGAGGAGCTGGCCGCGCTCGGGGTCGGCACGATGCTCCGGGTGGGGGTGTCCGGTTCGATGCGGTCCGACACGGTGAACGGCGAGCTGGCCGTGCTCACCGGCGCGATCCGCGACGAGGGCACGACGCGGCAGTACCTGCCGGTCGAGTTCCCCGCGATCGCGTCCATCGACGTGGTGCTCGCGCTGCGGAGCGCCGCGGCCCGCGCGGGCGTGCCGTACCGGTGCGGGACCGCGCACACCAAGGACTCCTACTACGGCGAGATGGAGCCAGAACGGATGCCGCTCGCGGCCCACCTGACCGAGCGCTTCGAGACCTGGCGGCGCGGCGGGGCCGTCTGCTCCGAGATGGAGACGGCCGCGGTGTTCATCGTCGGCGCGGTCCTCGGCGTGCGCGCGGGCAGCGTCGTGATGATGTGGAGCCAGGAGGCCATGGCCACCGGCGCCGCCCCCTCGACGGACCCGCTGTTCGCCACCGCCGTCGACGCGATACGCGCGCTGGTCGCGGCGGACACCAGGGACACGGCCGACGCCGAGCCGGCCGCCCGGCCCGTCCTCGGGGTGTGATGAACCACCGCCACAGGACCCACGAGGACGCGAGGGCGCCCGCCACGTCGCCGCCCGGTCACGCGCGCGGCAGGCGGCGGGCGCTCGGCATGCTGGCCGGGGTCGTGCTCGTCGCCCTGAACCTGCGCGTCGCGGTGACGAGCCTCGGCGCCGTGCTCGACCAGGCGCGTGCCGATCTCGCCATGTCGGCCGTCGCCGCGTCCACCGCGGCGGCGCTGCCGGTCGTGTGCTTCGGCGGCGTCGCGCTGGCCGTGCCGTGGCTGATCCGGCGCGTGGGCGCGATGGCCGGGCTCGGCGTCACGGTCGGGCTGCTCCTGGCCGGCCTGCTGATCCGGGTCGCCGGCGGCGAGATCACGTTGCTGACCGGCACGTTCGTCGCCTGCGCCGGCATCGCGGGCGCGAACGTGCTCATCCCCGTGATCGTCAAGATGGAGTTCCCGGCACGCGTCGGCGAGGTGACCGGCGCGTACAGCGCGGCCATGTCCGCCGGGGCCGCGATCGGCGCCGCCGCGACCGTGCCGGCCGGCGACGTCCTCGGCGGCTGGCGGGGCGGCCTCGCCGTCTGGTCCGTGCTCGCCGCCGCCGCCCTGGCGGTCTGGCTGCCCCTCACCCGGCGCGGCGCCGCGCCGGCCGAGCCCCGCGCCCGGACGTCCGCTCTGACGCGCAGCCCGGTCGCCTGGACGGTGACGTTGCTGTTCGC containing:
- a CDS encoding ABC transporter substrate-binding protein, whose product is MTRTSVRPGMGRRSFLRIGGRGAAVVAAGSAVTWLSGCGSGETAASPSRLSVKLAWIPNVEYAGVFVGVNDGFYTKQGLTVDVLPGGPNSAVVPMVTTNRVNVGVEAIPENVATAVARGSKLKIVGAGLQKSPECWISLADNPVKSPKEIEGKKLGITLAGKNTALVFMKRNGVDVSKVTLVPIQFDPAPLAAREVDAIWGFASNQPVSLALRGVETHVMPLADYGFNRMQSVFFVSQQTLDDPAARENARKFMAGSRQGWEAALRDHKHGADVIIKKYGADLGLKLDEQIKSLDAIAPYVTGDDAAGGKGLFWMSDALIQETITSLSSIGIKLDASLFTNELLG
- a CDS encoding CynX/NimT family MFS transporter — protein: MNHRHRTHEDARAPATSPPGHARGRRRALGMLAGVVLVALNLRVAVTSLGAVLDQARADLAMSAVAASTAAALPVVCFGGVALAVPWLIRRVGAMAGLGVTVGLLLAGLLIRVAGGEITLLTGTFVACAGIAGANVLIPVIVKMEFPARVGEVTGAYSAAMSAGAAIGAAATVPAGDVLGGWRGGLAVWSVLAAAALAVWLPLTRRGAAPAEPRARTSALTRSPVAWTVTLLFATQSLLAFVVMAWLPTIYLDIGYTPGEAGTLLAVALVVGVPVYFAVPILAARMRRQGAFGVGMTAVHVAGLLGLLLRPESVPWLWALFIGVGGGVFPLTLALFSMRTRTAEDTAALSAMAQSVGYLLAAFGPFTVGLLREATGSWSVPVALLVAICVVQAALCLGAGRPRFVERGARAAVPVSDGRRRGV
- a CDS encoding FCD domain-containing protein, yielding MRHTPAMESALLAIMNSHAGPVGARAATRHLREHGFDISESTVSRLLTDLDERALTRSLGKKGRVLTEEGRRVAANQRLDSRRASSFADALSLRDVHDLVDHLACRRGIEREAARAAALRARPEEVSHLRAMVEAGGSARLQERVAFHKTIGQASHNKQVQAISTTLFDERLDPLERLLIMIGIRQDALVRWDQEHRDIVASISDRDADGAERFMVVHLDGMIRETEQFANSGNAHLIHTLLAEIDLA
- a CDS encoding nucleoside phosphorylase yields the protein MSTDKLAHHLHLRAGDVGRYALLPSNPDHVAAIAALLDGAEFVARNREFETWRGTVAGEPVVVTSTGVGGPSTALAVEELAALGVGTMLRVGVSGSMRSDTVNGELAVLTGAIRDEGTTRQYLPVEFPAIASIDVVLALRSAAARAGVPYRCGTAHTKDSYYGEMEPERMPLAAHLTERFETWRRGGAVCSEMETAAVFIVGAVLGVRAGSVVMMWSQEAMATGAAPSTDPLFATAVDAIRALVAADTRDTADAEPAARPVLGV